The DNA sequence ACATCCTGCACCGGGAGGATCTACAACCAACacaacagtttgtttttttggaaaaaaacatcCTAAGTTACAGTTTAATAAAGATACGgctgtattttcttttgtacAAAAAAAAGCTTCTTTTACACTACGTGAACCCATGTGAGTCTGTTTTCCATATCTTGAGGTATAGACAAGAAAACTTTTCTTCTACAGTAAAAACAGACCCAACCTACTTCTTTACGTTACACTACATTTTGATGTTTGTCTTGTATGTTCAGAATGCACAAATACATCTTTTGCAATTAAATGAAATGCGTTTGGttcttttgttattattattattgcagtaTGTGCCTTGTTGTGGTTAATTGCATGTGTGCTTTGCAGGAAACAgtgcattttaatttctttaaagttTAATTTGTGAACAAAGGACAAGAAGAAACAGGATCAGCTCGGCAGTGCAACAGTTAAATGGAATTATAATAAAAGCGTTTACTATtagaaaaaaagtcaaatacaatACAAGGTAACGTGGTTATTGCATAAAttgatttattatattattattgagCCTTTTCAAGCTGGATGAACTTGGAATAAAGTTTGTTTGGAGGGTACATCGTGTGCCCCGGTCCGACCCGAGCGCTTCCGGAAACAGCCGAGTGGGgttggagggaggggagggagggggggccaCCGTAGTTTCGACAAGCCGAGGGAAAGCAAAATGGCGGACGACGATATTACGCTCGACGGGAAACCTCTCCAGTCGCTGCGAGTGGCCGACCTGAAGCTGGCTCTGGAGCAGAGGAACCTGCCCAAGAGCGGCCAGAAGAATGCGCTGGTCAAGCGGCTGAAGGGGGTGAGTGCTCCCCGGGGTGAGGGGCTCGAAGTCCGGGGAAGTTCAGCCGGAGCAGACCcacggaggagggggggtcggGTGGACATTACGAGGCCGAGTGTGTGCACTGGGAAGCGGGAACACATGAACCGTGTCCTCCCGCTGAAACCGCTTTGAAACCGGTTTATTCTGGAAGGGACCCCGGCGGGAGGGGAACCGTCCGCCATTACGGCTGTTCCAGCTAATCCACAGCGACTCCCCGTGCATCGTGTGTCCGCGGAAGTGTGCACCTGTCAAGTCGAGGCCTAGCGTACTGTACATGGCCGCCgcgctttgtgtgtgtgtgtgtgtgtgtgtgtgtgtgtgtgtgtgtgtgtgtgtgtgtgtgtgtgtgtgtgtgtgtgtgtgtgtgtgtgtgtgtgtgtgtgtgtgtgtgtgtgtgtgtgtgtgtgtgtgtgtgtgtgtgtgtgtgtgtgtcgacggGCGCGCGCTTGGCGATGTAAACACGTAACAGCGACTCATTCGCGTTGTGTACTTTcgagtgttgttgttgttgtttttattgttgttttcgcTGCAGACTTTGAGTTTACAAACCAGCACAGGTTTCAGGGCCAATTAAAAACCTCCTGTTCGCCATATTCATGTAAACACGACACTTACCCCACGTATAGGAAGATCCGGTGTGTAAATAATAACACATTAAATCATATTTGTGTTCATTCATAGGTTTAAAAGTTGTAAGAGTAGATTGTGGATTGAGAAAACACAGGTAGAGATGGAATAACAATCAACACTGTAGGGTAATAAAGCAATATCTGTTATTATTGCGATATCAATAAAGTATTGCAATAACCAATAGTAGCGATCTATGTTCATAACATCTTGTCAGCCTGTTATATCAACTCTGCGTCACGTAATTATATGTTAGGACCACATGTAATATTTACTGTAATAACAGTGTCGTGGTTATTTCAGTGTCAATACAGCATTACAATAGTGTTTAGGAGCAATGAGGGAGTTTGTTTACAACCGATCCGGGTTTAAAACATCTTATTAGCATgttatatacatacatatgtatatatatatatatactacaaCACAACCAGGCTATCACTATTGTGTAAATAATCAGAATCAGTATTATTtctattgccacgtatatttgcctatattggaaattgccatggtgtggttggtgcactgtacataaaaacaaaacaacaatataaacaataaaataatacatacaGTAAGAAACAGAATGGGCACGTGAGTGATGGGCACATAAGGCCCATCACTCACATGCTGTTTGATATAACTCTCTAGTAATAGAGCTGTATTCCAAGCCAGGATTGTTCGTTATTAAATCCACTTTGAGTTACTTgtaattgaaattaaaattgtGCTTTATGGATTGAAACGATGACCAGAACTGTAAATCCCTGAGTTAGATTGTGTCCATAGAACTTTGCTGCACAACTCTCCCTTCTTCTGAAGTGTGTTGTTGACATTGGCTTTTGAATTTGTGGTATAATATCATGTAGCATAAttattcctcttcctcatccctgGCAGGCTCTGATGCTGGAAAACCTACAGAGGTCTTCCTCCTCCCACAGTGGGCTGCAGCCCAACTCTCAGGTAGGTGCAGATTATCAAAGATGGGCTTGCTTGCTTATCTTTAGACGACACGTGTGATTTCTGAGACGTTATTTCCAAATGTtgagttttttgtgtgtctctctgtcataGATAGGGGAGGAGATGTGCCAGAACAGCTTCATCAAACAGTACCTGGCCAAACAGCAGGAGCTCCTTCGCCAGAGACTTGAGAGAGAGGCccagcaggaggaagatgatggtACAACATGACACACAATCAGAAATCAGAGAGTAAACACAATCTGTTCTGTGAGAACAGCGTATGAATGGataaacacactcagacacataACAGCTAGCTCCCAAATTAGAAGtgtcaataaatgtttttggaaGAATCACgcattagatagatagatagatagatagatagatagatagatagatagatagatagatggatagatggatagatggatagatggatagatagatggatggatggatagagtactttattcatccccgaagggaaattaagtcgtcatagcagccggtatatttgaatacaataaaatacaatacaatagaataaaatataaaatatttaggtagaaagaataaaaaaacagaaacacaagataaataggtagataaggtgcagtggcaagatgatggtaatagtactgatgatatgatggtaatgttattgttagacagtatataagaatagtacagtatatatagtatataatataacataatatatattatatatgatagtaattataccaatataatagcagtatatagtaataatggcagcaacagtatatataataataatagtaaatataataataataataataataacatgtacacatgtataaatatgtgtatatagacttacatataaaaagaatatacagagagtatgatataatatgatatgatatatagtagagaaGTATAACAGAAGAAAAATTAATAAAGGATTCCCTCATCATGCACATACAACTCAATATTACTCAGCCACTGTTGACATTGAGTTTTTTTGAATCATTGGAAACAGAGAACAGGAGAAGGTCAAATTATGTTAGATATCAAACAACCCACACCATCTCTGTGTGGACAGAAACGTTAGGGAAATGGGTCCGTCCATTTTTGGCTGATAGAAAAGGATCCAAACGTTGTGTCTCGTGAATTCAAATCCGAATTTTGGTGCTGACACTAAAGCACGGCCTTGTTTCCCCTCGCTTACAGAAAGCCCAGCAGTgccagaggaggatgaagaccaCTCTGAAGACAATGACTGCTATGTCTCTGAGGTCAGTAACGTCCACACACTGAAGAATCAAACGAGCAAAACTAAAGATTCAGGGAAAACTAACGCTGTGAGAAATCTCTTTTCCTCTTAAGCCTCTCTATGTTCTACATCTCATGCCAAAATGTACCTGGTGCTTTTACAGATTaggtttttaaattgttatCTATGATCTTAGAAGTGCTGGAACCATCATGAAATCTGACTTGTGATTATTTGTCTCCAGCCGCACCGCCCCACTCCCTCCCAGTCCAATCAgaccagagcagaggagagaggaggaggagcctctgCGATGAGTCATGGGATGATGGGATACAACCCTGACATGGGCCCCAGTCCCACTCTTCACCACCATGAGTcccctgaagctgcaggggCGAGGATGCAGCGAGCCATGGGGCACAAGGAGCCCCCggccccctctcctcctcgggCTGTAGCCTCCCTGTCAGTGCGCGTCCTGGGGAAGCCGGACCGCCAGgggctgccccctgctgtgccCCGGGcccaggagagggagggaaccGCCCCGAGTGAACCAGGGTCGGCTCATCCCGTGCTCCACCTGAGCCGATCTGCTGGAGTAGCAGGGGGAAGCCATGTCATTATGGATAGTGACGATGACGACGGTGATGATGAgtgtgaggatgaagaggattgGGGGCCTGGTCCTGGCAAAGCACGGATGGCTAACAGAGTCCCTCCCCAGCCGCAGCAGATGCCCCCCAGCGCCCCAATGGCAGGCGCAAGGTCCAAGCGCAAGCTTCAACCTCCGCAGCACATCCCACCACCACAGGTTCACCACACCCCCATGCAGCTGCGCCACCCCACGCCTCCGCCCTCTCCACCCCCAGACCTGTTCCCCCTCCCTGACACCCCCAAGCAGAGTCCACCAGACGCAGAGAACCAGGAGGGAGAGGGTTCTCAGCCTGCACCGAGGGGGGAGTCTGTCCCACCTCCTACCTTGCAGAGGCAAGACTCCGACTCCAGCTCTCGCTCCAGCAGCCCGGACCCCCCAGTGAAGAGCCGGCACGGACCCCTTTCTCTGCTTGTGCACAAGATGGAGTCAGAGGGAGCTTTCCGTGCATCTACAGAGATGTCAGAAGAAGCAGCTCATTCCACTGCTGGGTCTTCCAGTGAGTCACCACTGCAAaaactggagagaaagaggcaaCAAGAGaccagagagatggaggaggagaggcacctgaaaaaagagaaggagcgAGAACgacagctggagcaggagagggagagaattaaGGCACaagaacaggagagagagaagaaacgcctggaaggagagaaggaaaaggagagaaaacgcctggaagaagaggagaaacggCGCCAGAAAGAGGAgcgagaaaaagagagaaaacgtctggaagaggaaaaagaaaaagagagaaaacagcaggaagatgagaagagacgagaggagaagcGGCTAaaggaagagcaggagaagagacagCAGACGGCCAGGAAAGCGTGGGTGGTGGTAACTGAGCCACAAGATTCAGGTTCCTCATCTGATTCTGACTCCAAATCagactcgtcttcatcacaatcctcctcctccagggacaAATCCTCCCCTGCCAGGCCGATGAAGGTCAGTTATGGACAAGAGCATTGATAGATATTCATAAGGTTtagtaataatgataacaatctCATCATTGATCATTTTTCAATCATGTTTATCCCAATTTATTGGAGAAATTTTCAGTATTTTATTCGTTTCAATCACCTCACATTATTTCAGCCAtgtggtgttttgttttttttgaagaatGCATTTAAAAGCATATTGCGATTTGTATTTCAACGTTTTGTCTTAAATGATTTCACAGAAGGTAAAACAAggacaagaagcagaggaaggaaaaaatacCAACCTGAGTAAGGAGGTGGAGAAACGACACCTTTCCCAAAGGTCAGTAACAGTCATTAAAATGGAGAGAACCTTAATAACAAGTGTCGTTGAGTCCTCGTAATATTCGAGGATGAAGTTGAAGTCACTCCAGCACAATGAACGATTATTATAAATATGCACACACCTCCC is a window from the Limanda limanda chromosome 22, fLimLim1.1, whole genome shotgun sequence genome containing:
- the acin1b gene encoding apoptotic chromatin condensation inducer 1b, producing MADDDITLDGKPLQSLRVADLKLALEQRNLPKSGQKNALVKRLKGALMLENLQRSSSSHSGLQPNSQIGEEMCQNSFIKQYLAKQQELLRQRLEREAQQEEDDESPAVPEEDEDHSEDNDCYVSEPHRPTPSQSNQTRAEERGGGASAMSHGMMGYNPDMGPSPTLHHHESPEAAGARMQRAMGHKEPPAPSPPRAVASLSVRVLGKPDRQGLPPAVPRAQEREGTAPSEPGSAHPVLHLSRSAGVAGGSHVIMDSDDDDGDDECEDEEDWGPGPGKARMANRVPPQPQQMPPSAPMAGARSKRKLQPPQHIPPPQVHHTPMQLRHPTPPPSPPPDLFPLPDTPKQSPPDAENQEGEGSQPAPRGESVPPPTLQRQDSDSSSRSSSPDPPVKSRHGPLSLLVHKMESEGAFRASTEMSEEAAHSTAGSSSESPLQKLERKRQQETREMEEERHLKKEKERERQLEQERERIKAQEQEREKKRLEGEKEKERKRLEEEEKRRQKEEREKERKRLEEEKEKERKQQEDEKRREEKRLKEEQEKRQQTARKAWVVVTEPQDSGSSSDSDSKSDSSSSQSSSSRDKSSPARPMKKVKQGQEAEEGKNTNLSKEVEKRHLSQREVSEPSAAAVTEVEPDSESSMADQPASGAEPESSENRLEESTTPKAFAARKISLTSSKTSPATADGGAGESETATAAGRKRRWGSSTAVTAKKPSISITTDSLKSLIPDIKVNQEAVVELHPEELQLSGDEENLDNSHSDQDKGLKIRRTVTQVVPGDSQENGQTNEEEEMEKPEKEKPRRTSRDKRKNSLSEEAAESQTSVTLDVEAKKVTPSDSLVRRSISQQKSGVSITIDDPIRAARQPSPPRGKISNIIHVTNLVRPFTLGQLKELLNQTGSLVEEGFWIDKIKSHCFVTYATAEEAVSTRSAIHGVKWPSSNPKVLSVDFCEQDELDFHKGILKPGKEEDHAPPPSAPQNRLPPLMPERDRERGVAGVRDLWAERQREMERRELARGEREWDRDKVREFARPGEDGRRSRSRERERRRKDRAKSKEKKSDKKEKGDEPPAKLLDDLFLKTKAAPCIYWLPLTEDQATQRILDRKERQKERELRCKQKQEDEDKKREEERKERLKAREKEGGGGVTVGGGVAARGADGDRERDRGRDREPDKRRDSGPRPSRPPASTGSGRRSRSRSNPRDRRR